A genomic stretch from Larimichthys crocea isolate SSNF chromosome XXII, L_crocea_2.0, whole genome shotgun sequence includes:
- the tpte gene encoding putative tyrosine-protein phosphatase TPTE, whose amino-acid sequence MSSVYFSPGSDSGVNGNIAKMEDAKVEIDDGKDESVLPDTMYHNIRKKITPFVMSFGFRIFGVVLIFVDIVLVIVDLALPIKSRGLGDALEAVSLTISFFFLLDVLLRVYVEGFKVYFSAKLNIVDACVVVITLVVTMIYTFTDLSGVNLIPRVVSFLRFLRIIILVRVFRLAAQKKELEKVTRRMVSENKRRYQKDGFDLDLTYVTDRVIAMSFPSSGKQSFYRNPIKEVARFLDTKHEGHYKVYNLCSEKGYDPQFFHYRVERVFIDDHNVPSLEDMLKYTASVREWMSADPQNIIAIHCKGGKGRTGTMVCTWFIDSDQFESAQDSLEYFGERRTDKSRSSKFQGVETPSQSRYVGYYEIMKSKFNRQLPPPKSLRIKSIRIHSIAGVGKGNGSDLKVKVIVKKELVFQCVCAKQENCTVFPDVGSNAAVISLQNGPVVEGDVKVMFESSAGLPKGYEDVPFYFWFNTSFVEDNKLFLPREELDNPHKPKTWDLYKEDFGVTMHFSEPE is encoded by the exons atgtcCTCTGTCTATTTCAGTCCAGGGTCAGATTCAGGTGTGAATGG GAATATTGCAAAGATGGAAGATGCTAAAGTGGAGATCGACGATGGAAAAGATGAGAGTGTGCTTCCAGACACGATGTATCA CAACATCCGGAAGAAGATAACACCTTTTGTTATGTCCTTTGGGTTTCG CATATTTGGAGTGGTGCTGATCTTTGTTGACATCGTGCTGGTGATTGTGGACCTCGCACTGCCGATCAAGAGCAGAGGGCTCGGAGATGCCTTAGAGGCCGTGTCCCTCAccatctctttcttctttctcctcgaCGTCCTCCTACGGGTCTATGTGGAAGG GTTCAAAGTTTACTTCAGCGCCAAGCTCAACATCGTGGACGCCTGTGTTGTCGTAATCACGCTGGTGGTCACTATGATTTACACCTTCACTGACCTATCAGGAGTCAATCTCATCCCCAG GGTGGTGTCGTTCCTTCGTTTCCTGAGAATAATAATCCTGGTGAGGGTTTTTAGACTGGCAGCTCAGAAGAAAGAGCTGGAGAAGGTCACCAGGAGGATG GTCTCTGAGAATAAGCGGCGTTATCAGAAGGATGGATTTGACCTTGACCTAACCTATGTCACAG ACCGTGTCATCGCCATGTCTTTCCCCTCCTCTGGGAAGCAGTCGTTCTACAGGAATCCGATCAAG GAGGTGGCGAGGTTCCTGGACACTAAACATGAAGGCCACTATAAAGTTTACAACCTGTGCA gtgagaAAGGCTACGACCCGCAGTTCTTCCACTATCGAGTTGAACGGGTGTTCATTGACGACCACAACGTCCCTTCTTTGGA GGACATGCTGAAATACACAGCCAGCGTGAGGGAGTGGATGTCTGCTGACCCCCAAAACATCATTGCTATTCACTGTAAAGGAGGCAAAG GTCGCACAGGTACTATGGTGTGCACCTGGTTTATCGACAGTGACCAGTTTGAGAGTGCACAG GACAGTCTGGAGTATTTTGgtgagaggaggacagacaaGAGTCGGAGCTCCAAGTTTCAGGGAGTGGAGACTCCCTCTCAG agcCGGTACGTGGGGTACTACGAGATCATGAAGAGCAAGTTCAACAGACAGCTGCCCCCACCTAAAAGCCTCAGGATCAAGAGCATCCGCATCCACTCCATAGCAG GTGTGGGTAAAGGTAATGGCAGCGATCTCAAGGTGAAGGTAATTGTGAAGAAAGAGCTGgtgttccagtgtgtgtgtgccaaacaGGAGAACTGCACA GTATTCCCCGACGTGGGCAGCAATGCAGCAGTCATCAGCCTGCAGAATGGGCCTGTGGTTGAAGGCGATGTGAAGGTCATGTTTGAATCAAGTGCT GGTCTGCCAAAAGGATACGAAGATGTTCCCTTCTACTTCTGGTTCAACACCTCCTTCGTTGAGGATAACaa GCTGTTTCTACCTAGGGAGGAGCTGGACAACCCACACAAACCCAAGACCTGGGACCTGTACAAGGAGGATTTTGGTGTCACTATGCACTTCTCAGAACCAGAATAA
- the ilk gene encoding scaffold protein ILK produces the protein MDDIFTQCREGNSVAVRLWLDNTENDLNLGDDHGFSPLHWACREGRSGVVDMLIMRGARINVMNRGDDTPLHLASSHGHRDIVAKLIQCKADPNTVNEHGNTPLHYACFWGQDEVAEDLVASGAQVCVCNRYGQTPLDKAKPHLRQLLQEKAEKMGQSMTKVPYKETFWKGTMRTRPRNGTLNKQAGIDYKQLSLLAKINENQSGELWQGRWQGDEIIVKVLQVRDWTTRKSRDFNEEHPKLRIFSHPNILPVLGACQAPPSPHPIIITHYMPYGSLFNILHQGTTLVVDQSQAVKFALDIASGMAFLHTLEPMVSRLYLNSKHVMIDEDMTARISMADAKFSFQCPGRMYSPAWMAPEALQKRPEDINRRSADMWSFSVLLWELVTREVPFADLSHMEIGMKVALEGLRPTIPPGISPHICKLMRLCMNEDPAKRPKFDMIVPILEKMQDK, from the exons ATGGATGACATCTTCACACAGTGTCGAGAAGGGAACTCCGTGGCCGTTCGCCTGTGGTTGGACAACACAGAGAATGACCTCAACTTGGG TGACGACCACGGCTTCAGCCCCCTCCACTGGGCATGCAGGGAAGGGAGGAGTGGCGTCGTTGACATGCTCATCATGAGAGGCGCTCGTATTAACGTGATGAACCGTGGAGATGACACCCCACTGCATCTCGCCTCAAGTCACGGACACAGAGACATCGTGGCTAag CTGATTCAGTGCAAAGCTGACCCCAATACTGTCAACGAGCATGGAAACACACCGCTCCACTACGCCTGCTTCTGGGGCCAAGATGAAGTGGCAGAG GACTTGGTAGCCAGTGGTGCCCAAGTGTGCGTATGTAACAGGTATGGACAGACACCTCTGGACAAGGCCAAGCCTCACCTAAGACAGCTGCTCCAAG aaaaagcagagaaaatgggCCAGAGTATGACCAAAGTCCCCTATAAGGAAACTTTCTGGAAGGGCACCATGCGAACACGACCTC GTAATGGTACCCTCAACAAGCAGGCTGGCATTGATTATAAGCAGCTTTCGCTTCTGGCAAAGATCAATGAGAACCAGTCCGGAGAG TTATGGCAGGGTCGGTGGCAGGGAGACGAGATTATAGTGAAGGTGCTGCAGGTGAGAGactggaccaccaggaagagcaGAGACTTCAACGAGGAGCATCCGAAACTCAG GATCTTTTCTCATCCAAACATTCTGCCTGTGCTCGGGGCCTGTCAGGCACCTCCATCCCCTCACCCTATCATCATTACCCACTACATGCCGTACGGATCCCTCTTCAACATACTCCACCAGGGCACTA CTCTGGTGGTGGACCAAAGCCAGGCAGTAAAGTTTGCATTGGACATTGCCAGCGGCATGGCTTTCCTGCACACCTTAGAACCAATGGTTTCACGGCTTTACCTCAACAGTAAACATGTCATG ATTGATGAGGACATGACAGCCAGAATAAGCATGGCAGATGCGAAGTTCTCCTTCCAGTGTCCTGGTCGTATGTACTCTCCAGCATGGATGGCCCCTGAAG CCCTGCAGAAGAGGCCCGAGGACATAAACAGGAGATCTGCTGATATGTGGAGCTTCTCTGTGTTACTGTGGGAGCTGGTTACCAGGGAGGTCCCCTTTGCTGACCTCTCACACATGGAGATAGGCATGAAG GTGGCTCTCGAAGGTCTCCGGCCAACCATTCCTCCGGGCATTTCACCTCATATCTGTAAGCTTATGAGGCTCTGCATGAATGAAGACCCAGCCAAGAGACCCAAGTTTGACATGATCGTCCCCATCCTGGAAAAGATGCAAGACAAGTGA
- the timm10b gene encoding mitochondrial import inner membrane translocase subunit Tim10 B, which produces MDPDQQLRNLRDFLLVYNRMTEICFQRCSSNFNYRNLTMDEESCVDNCAGKLIRSNHRLMGTYVQLMPRMVQRRMEELESKAAENAKAAEAAAAAAAANAAPPATEAVPALITSSPPPELPPPLPSSLTDVGPEAHGSFLKPAGLDIPVDPQYIKGTDVKLSAAAALTPATEAVKPSVFNDAGNGPSSTAGFPQAPISGAQIEFKPASLSADVPVPTIAAPTVSKPIESPSGHEKASEPPPPSSQ; this is translated from the exons ATGGATCCTGACCAACAGCTCAGAAAC ctgcGGGACTTCCTCCTGGTTTACAACCGCATGACTGAGATCTGCTTCCAGCGGTGCAGCAGCAACTTCAACTACAGAAACCTCACCATGGACGAG GAGAGCTGCGTGGACAACTGTGCGGGGAAGCTGATCCGCTCCAATCACCGCCTGATGGGCACCTATGTGCAGCTCATGCCACGGATGGTGCAGCGGCGGATGGAGGAGTTGGAGAGCAAAGCTGCGGAAAATGCcaaggcagcagaggcagctgctgctgctgctgctgcaaatgcGGCGCCTCCTGCCACAGAAGCCGTGCCGGCACTCATCACCTCATCTCCGCCCCCAGAATTACCTCCACCATTACCGTCCTCACTAACCGATGTCGGACCAGAGGCCCACGGCTCATTTTTAAAGCCAGCTGGATTAGATATTCCAGTTGATCCACAATACATAAAAGGCACAGATGTGAAATTATCGGCCGCCGCAGCGCTTACACCTGCGACTGAAGCAGTAAAACCGTCAGTGTTTAATGACGCTGGCAATGGACCGTCTTCTACTGCAGGCTTTCCTCAGGCGCCGATATCTGGTGCACAGATTGAGTTTAAACCAGCGTCTTTATCAGCAGATGTGCCTGTGCCAACAATAGCTGCACCTACAGTGTCTAAACCCATAGAGAGCCCGTCAGGCCACGAGAAGGCTTCAGAGCCTCCGCCACCGTCAAGCCAGTAA
- the smpd1 gene encoding sphingomyelin phosphodiesterase codes for MRLPTLPPSFGLLTCCLLFMFPLFASCFPAQTPEQPRLLFVEKFNRPGVGFNWRNVTCPLCKAVFTILDIALLSDANEERVARAVGEACVRLHLADERVCRQITELFREDFIRALQESLLWPSEACAMLVGPSCGKFDLYAPWNITLPKVPKPPVVPPSLPKPGSPQSKVLFLTDIHWDNEYEAGSAADCKDPLCCRKDSGSPKWKRREAGYWGTYSKCDLPLRTVESLLVNAASAGPWDWVYWTGDIPAHNVWSQTRKQQLSELTVISRLIHKHLGPNVTVYPAIGNHESTPVNSFPPPFVHGNRSCAWLYDTMAEEWAPWLPEQALKTLRYGGFYSLEIQPGLRVVSLNMNFCARENFWLMVNSTDPANQLQWLVHILQASEDKGEKVHIIGHIPPGLCLSSWSWNYYHIVNRYESTIAGQFFGHTHLDEFQMFYDEETMSRPLGVAFIAPSVTTYVNLNPGYRVYYVDGNYKGSSRLVLDHETYILNLTKVNHGPGGKSTPEQNPKWTLLYRATKTYGLTSLFPSDYDGLIRAFINDNQVFQNFWYLQHKGHVSEPCMETCKTSILCFLKSGRYDELEQCDQYNGFGGNLVRAARNTLC; via the exons ATGAGGCTCCCCACCCTGCCGCCCTCCTTTGGGCTCCtgacctgctgtctgctctTCATGTTCCCGCTGTTCGCCTCCTGTTTTCCGGCGCAGACCCCCGAGCAGCCCAGGCTGCTGTTCGTGGAGAAGTTTAACCGGCCGGGGGTCGGCTTTAACTGGAGGAATGTCACCTGCCCCCTGTGCAAAGCTGTCTTCACCATCCTTGATATCGCCCTCCTG AGCGACGCAAATGAAGAGCGAGTGGCTCGCGCCGTCGGCGAGGCGTGCGTCCGTCTCCATCTAGCCGATGAGCGAGTGTGTCGACAGATAACTGAGTTGTTCAGGGAAGACTTCATCCGGGCTCTGCAGGAGTCCTTACTTTGGCCCTCTGAAGCTTGTGCCATGCTGGTGGGCCCTTCCTGTGGCAAATTTGACCTCTACGCACCCTGGAACATCACCTTGCCAAAGGTCCCTAAGCCCCCTGTTGTACCACCTTCTCTACCCAAACCTGGTTCTCCACAGAGCAAGGTCTTGTTTCTGACTGACATCCACTGGGACAAT GAGTATGAAGCCGGCAGCGCCGCTGACTGCAAGGACCCTCTGTGTTGTCGTAAAGACTCGGGCTCTCCCAAATGGAAGCGCAGGGAGGCCGGGTACTGGGGAACCTACAGTAAGTGTGACCTGCCTCTACGGACGGTGGAGAGCCTCCTTGTAAATGCCGCCTCAGCTGGACCCTGGGACTGGGTGTACTGGACCGGAGACATACCAGCACACAATGTTTGGTCTCAGACCAggaaacagcagctgtcagagctTACAGTCATCTCAAGGCTCATCCACAA ACACCTGGGACCTAATGTGACAGTTTACCCAGCTATAGGGAACCACGAGAGCACGCCAGTGAACAGCTTCCCGCCGCCCTTTGTTCATGGCAACAGATCCTGTGCCTGGCTGTACGATACAATGGCAGAGGAATGGGCGCCGTGGTTACCCGAACAAGCTTTAAAGACCTTGAG ATACGGAGGGTTCTACTCGTTGGAGATTCAGCCCGGTCTTAGGGTGGTCTCTCTCAACATGAACTTCTGTGCTCGAGAGAACTTCTGGCTGATGGTGAACTCCACCGATCCCGCCAACCAGCTGCAGTGGCTCGTCCATATTCTCCAGGCCAGCGAGGACAAAGGAGAGAAG GTACATATCATTGGTCACATCCCACCTGGCCTGTGTCtcagcagctggagctggaacTACTATCACATCGTCAACAG atatgAAAGTACGATTGCTGGACAGTTTTTTGGTCACACACATCTGGACGAGTTCcaaatgttttatgatgagGAGACCATGAGCCGCCCACTGGGAGTGGCTTTCATTGCCCCCAGTGTGACTACTTACGTTAATCTTAATCCAG GTTACAGAGTGTACTATGTGGATGGGAATTACAAAGGCAGCTCTCGGCTGGTGCTTGACCACGAAACCTACATCTTGAACCTGACCAAGGTAAACCACGGTCCAGGAGGGAAAAGTACTCCAGAACAAAACCCCAAATGGACACTGTTATATCGTGCCACCAAGACCTACGGTCTGACCAGCCTGTTCCCTTCTGATTACGACGGGCTGATCCGGGCATTTATCAATGACAATCAGGTCTTCCAGAACTTCTGGTACTTACAACACAAAGGACACGTGTCCGAGCCTTGCATGGAGACATGCAAAACCTCAATACTCTGCTTTCTGAAAAGCGGGCGTTACGATGAGCTGGAGCAGTGTGACCAGTATAATGGTTTTGGAGGAAACTTAGTCCGGGCCGCCAGAAACACCCTTTGTTGA
- the LOC113744309 gene encoding uncharacterized protein LOC113744309 translates to MSGCQYEVVGLALVTLALLISLCINVILCIRRKAILRGDECCYPHIHDTESTSHNEGHYFHNFNDDEPQENHHNHDEQQENPIYGNINADRRGSVEVCYEMMTVQHARDRMKSVDPDLNYASLDLKVANKHKKKNRHQQSHAQGRNKLQDQVPVRLTPPVNAFLEVEADVDAQLPSRDTSTMVSHSSIYLNSQQIAQETVDMGRERELENAGWEDSASREWEGEAESMGRKDRHGRSNGSVRTQLLDVEAIHSVTDHFISSFNHNSVQQD, encoded by the exons TGTCAATATGAAGTGGTCGGTCTGGCGTTGGTGACTCTGGCCTTGTTGATCTCTTTGTGCATCAATGTCATCCTCTGCATCAGACGGAAAGCCATTTTGAGAGGAG ATGAGTGCTGCTACCCACACATTCATGATACAGAAAG TACATCACATAATGAAGGACATTATTTTCATAACTTCAATGATGACGAGCCGCAGGAAAATCACCACAATCATGACGAGCAGCAGGAAAATCCGATCTATGGCAACATTAATGCAGATAGAAGAG GTTCTGTAGAGGTTTGCTATGAGATGATGACTGTGCAACACGCGAGAGATCGCATGAAG TCTGTAGACCCTGACCTGAATTACGCCTCACTGGATCTTAAAgtggcaaacaaacacaagaagaagaatcGGCATCAGCAAAGCCACGCTCAGGGACGAAACAAACTGCAAGATCAGGTGCCTGTCCGCCTCACACCCCCTGTGAACGCTTTCTTGGAGGTGGAAGCAGACGTGGACGCTCAGCTTCCTTCCAGAGACACCAGCACCATGgtttcacacagcagcatctaCCTGAACAGTCAGCAGATAGCCCAAGAGACAGTGGACATGGGAAGAGAAAGGGAGTTGGAGAACGCGGGTTGGGAAGACAGTGCAAGTAGAGAAtgggagggagaggcagagagcaTGGGAAGAAAAGATAGACACGGTCGTAGTAATGGGAGTGTACGTACTCAGCTGTTAGACGTAGAGGCCAttcacagtgtcacagatcaTTTCATCAGCAGCTTTAACCACAACAGTGTCCAACAAGATTAG